The DNA window TTAAAACTTTTTTTCCAATTTAGATATCCTAAGATAGCCATTATAGTAAATACCAAATATTGAACCGAAGTGATTCCGAGACCCTTAAAAATCATCATCGGGATGCAAATAAAATCTCCGATAATCCAGAAAATCCAGTTCTCAATGCGCTGTTTGGCCATAAACCACATTCCCACTAAAAATATTGAAGTGGTAAAAACGTCCATCCAATTCGCCCAATCCAAATGATATAATCCAAGGTTGGTTCTCTCCATTGAAAAATGATTGTCAATATAAGGTTTATAATAATAAATAAGAGTAACGAGCCCCAAACTTAGAATGAAAAGAATAATGGCATAGTTCCATTCCTTTTTAGTAGCCCAGGTAACATCTACATGTATATGATCTTCAGAATTTTTTGCCCACAAAATCCAGCCATAAACGCTCATTATT is part of the Chryseobacterium lactis genome and encodes:
- the pnuC gene encoding nicotinamide riboside transporter PnuC, which produces MNLYDLFVKPYESYDSLQIILEASGAIFGTLSVYFSIKKNIWVYPTGIISTLIYVYILFNFGLLGDCLINVYYTIMSVYGWILWAKNSEDHIHVDVTWATKKEWNYAIILFILSLGLVTLIYYYKPYIDNHFSMERTNLGLYHLDWANWMDVFTTSIFLVGMWFMAKQRIENWIFWIIGDFICIPMMIFKGLGITSVQYLVFTIMAILGYLNWKKSFKEKKVQ